Within Halobacterium jilantaiense, the genomic segment GCCGGGCACCGGGAAGACGATGCTCGCGAAGGCCGTCGCGAAGCAGACCGACGCCACCTTCATCAAGATGGCCGGCAGCGAACTCGTGCGGAAGTTCATCGGGGAGGGCTCCCGGCTGGTCCGGGACCTCTTCGAGCTCGCCGAGCAGAAGGAGCCCGCCATCATCTTCATCGACGAGATCGACGCTGTCGCCGCGAAGCGGACGGACTCGAAGACGTCGGGCGACGCCGAGGTCCAGCGCACGATGATGCAGCTGCTCTCGGAGATGGATGGCTTCGACGAGCGCGGCGACGTCCGCATCATCGCCGCCACCAACCGCTTCGACATGCTGGATTCCGCCATCCTCCGGCCGGGCCGCTTCGACCGCCTCATCGAGGTGCCCCACCCGGACGAGGAGGCCCGCGAGCGCATCCTCGAGATTCACGCCGCGGAGATGAACGTCGCCGACGAGGTCGACTTCTCGGACCTCGCGCGGGACACCGACGGCTTCTCCGGCGCGCAGCTCGCCAGCCTCGCCACCGAGGCGGGGATGTTCGCCATCCGCGACGACCGCCAGGAGGTCCGCCGCGAGGACTTCGACGACGCCCACGAGAAGCTGATGGCGGAGGGCGACGACGAGGGCGGTCCGAGCTACCCGAGCTACATCCAGTAGACGACCTGTATCCGAGCGCTCTTCTACGGCCGGCCGGCTAGTCCGGGTATGCCTATTCGAGTGGCGTGGGGGACCGGGTCCGCCCCGACCGAGATGGCGGCCTACGACGCCGCGCTCGCGGACGCGAACCTCCACAACTACAATCTCGTCGCCGTCTCCTCGGTGGTGCCGGCCGACGCCAGCGTCGAGGCCGTCGGCACCGCGCCCGACCTCGGGCCCGCCGGGAACAGGCTGACGGTCGTCGAGGCGCACGCCGACACCGCCGGTCCGGGTCGCGCGAGCGCGGCGCTCGCGTGGGCGGCCCGCGGCGACGACCCCGGATTGTTCTACGAGGCGGCCGGCGAGACGAGCCCGGACGACGTGGAGTCGCGGGTGACAGCCGGCATCGACGCGGGCCTCGAACTGCGGGACTGGGACGCCGACGCCCCCGAGGTCAGGTCCGTGACAGTTGAGGCCGAACCGGGCGAGTACGCCGCGGCGGTCGTTCTGGCGGCGTACGGAGACAGCGAGCCGCTACTCTGACCGCGAGTTCTTCGCACACTACAAGGACTATACGTGGCCGCCCCTTATTAGAGACGCATGCACGGGAACGCGCCGTACAGCGGGCCAGAGAACGCCACGTCCGACCTCACCGGGGACCAGCGCCGCGCGCTCAGGACGAGCATCGCGCAGATCGCGTCCCGAACGCGAGAGTTCCTCCCGGACGAGTACGTCGTCGGCTCCGAGATATCCAGTGGTTCCAGCGGCGTCCAGGTCACCGTGGCCGTACGGCCGCCGGCCGGCAACCCCGTCAGCGCGGGGTTCACGCCCGAGTTCGAGAACCTCGCGGACGACGACCTCATCCCGAACGAGGACCGGGAGGAGGTCGCCCGCGGCCTCGCCGCGAGCGCAGCACTTCAGGTCAAGCACGCCCTCGGCGACGACGTTCCCGAGACGGCCAGGTAACGCGGCACAGAGCGCACGCCGACACTCGTTTCTCCAGTCTCGCTCTCACGCGCTGACGGCGATGACGCCGATAGCGACGACGGCAGCCGCGGCGAACACAGCGACACCGGTAGTCGAGTCGACAGCAGGGACTGCGGCGTAGCCCGCGACGGCTGCTGCGGCCGCCGCACCGCCGACGCCGACACTCGCGACCAGGTGGCGAGCGACCGTGCGCCGCGTTCCGGCTCCTTCGGGTGCGCGACGACCCACGGCCGTGGCGACGGCCGCTGTGTCCCACGAGAGCACGGCCAACCAGACGGCGACGGCCGGGTACCAGACGGGGACCGGCACGAGAACGCTCCGCAGCAGGCCGGCCGCGAGGAGCGCCGCGAACCCCGCTTCGATGAGGGCGCGCGTCCACGCACGCCGTACCGGCGTCACCGCGAACGCGAGGACGAGCACGCCGAGAACGGCGAGTACGAGCGGGCCACGGACGCGGAGCGGAAGCGGCGCGACAGCGGCGAGACCGACGGCAACCCAGAGACCGACCGCGCCGAGCGCGCCACACGCCACCCGTGCAGCGGTGCCGCTCCGGTGGGCGACGCGAACGCACAGGAGCACTCCGGCCGAGACGCCGGCGACTGCCGCAACCCCTCTGGTGAGCTGGGTCGTGGCGACGAGTCCGGCTGTGGCGGTGGCGAGCGCGACGGCTACGACGCTGCCGGCCAGCGACGGGTTCTGGTCGCTCACGGCGACCCGCCCCCAGCCCTCGACCGCTCGACAGCGGCGGCCAGCGGCGCGGGCGGCCGCCAGTCCACCACCGGGACGCCCTCGTTCCGGAGCGTTCGAATCCGGTGTCGGCGTTCCAGTCTCGCCGCTCGCGCGCCCGCGGTGTCGCTTCTGGTCACGTCGGGGCTCACCACGACGACACTCCGGTCGGTGGCGAGGCGGCGCGCGAACGCCGCCACCGCCCCGTCGGAGAGCGGCGTGCTGAACACGATAGTGGCTCCCGCGGGCAGCAGTGAGCGCAGTGATTGCTGCCAGCCTTCGCGAGTCTCTCTCCCCTCGGACTGCCAGTCGGCGACGCGGTCGTCGAGAACTGTGGCGGCCGGACTGCGTTCGAACCGTCCACCGGTCGGTGCCGCCCAGTCGAACTGCGCGCCGAACGCGGCCGCCCCCACCTGAACGCCGCGCTTGGCAGCCGCCGCCGCGACGGCACGTCCCGCAGTGGCTGCGTGTGCGACCGCTGTCGGGTGGTCGCCCGCTCGCTCCCGATAGGCGGCTTCGCGAGCGTCCACGCAGACAACGAGGGCTCCGCGCTGGGCGACCGGCGAGACGACCGTCCGCAGGTCGCCGGTCGCCGCGAACCGCCGCCAGTCAACGCGGGCCGGTGCGTCCCCGTGGCGGTACTCGCGGACGTGCCCGAACTCGCTGCCCGCGCCCCGAGCGTCGGACGCCCGCCGCCCCGACCGTGGCGCTCCTGCACGGCAGAGCGGCCCGGGGACAGTGGGCCGACACTCGATGCGGTCGTCTCCGCCTGCGACCGGCGAGCGAGCGGTCTCGTGGCCGCCACTTCGGTCTCGAACGACGACCGACGGTGACCCCCACTCGTGGACGCCGTAGCGGGCCGTAACCTCGTACTCGAGGGTCACGCTCTCGCCGGGCGCGAGCGGCGTGGCGAGTCGCGAGTCACCGTTCACACCGAGGGTTTCCGGCTGGTCGTCCGCCACGGCGACGGCCGCGAGCGGCGACGTTCCGTCGTTCCGAACGCGCAGCGACACCGCGACGGGCTCGCCGGCGTCGGGCGAGCAGTCGGCGACCGTGCGCTCGACCGAGACGGCGGGTGAGGGCGGCCGCACGAGCGAGGGGTAGGCGGCGTACGCAGCGGGGACGACGGCGGCCAGCAGGACGGCGGCGTCAGCGACGTAGACGCCGAGCGCGACGACGAACAGCGCTGCGGCGGCCGCGGGACGCCACCGGCCGGTTCGCTCCCAGGTCACGTTCTCTCCTCGTCGGTCTGACGGTCGATTGCCGCGAGTGTCGCTCGTGCTCCGACCGCGAACGCGACACTCTGGGAGACGCGTGCGGCCCACACCACACGACGGGGTGGCGGACAGCCACCGAGAAACGCCCCGGCTACTGCGTCGGCCGTCCAATCGCCACGCCGCACCTGCCTCCGGGCGGTTTCGTAGTCGCAGGCCGCACTCCCGGCGACTGCCTCGACTGCCGCCGCTCGCAGGCGGTTCCGGATTCGGTCGCGGTCCGTTGCCGGCACTACTGGTGGGAGCACCCGCCACCCCGCAAGTCGGTCGAACGTCGCGCCCTGGGTCATCTCTTCCCGTCGAGCAGAGCGGCCGACGCGAGCGCGCTCCTCGACTGCTGGCAGGCGTCGGAGCGACCAGACGAGGGTCCCCGTGCTGAACGCCACTGTCACCACGCCGAGTACGAGTCCGCCCCCGACCGCGGAGTCGTACTGCGACGCGTCGACGCCAGCCGCGACGAACAGGCCACCGAGGGCCACGAGAACGACAGCGACACAGGTCGCCCAGCGGCGGCTGCGTCGCAGGAGCGCGCTGTCAGTCATCTCGGCCATCCTCCGCGTCCCGAACCGTGTCGGCGAGCTCGGTCGCTCGCTGCACGCGCTTCGTTGTCGCTGTCCGTCCGCCGTATCTGACCGCGCGGAACAGCCGCGTCAACGACGCGACTGCGTCCTCGGGTGCCCCGGCGTCGACTCGCTCCGCCGCCGACTCGCTGGGGGTTCGGGACGTGTCGTCTCTGCGGTCGGCCGCCACCGCGTCCGCCCAGTTCGACTCGACAGCGTTTGCGGGCGGTCGCTGGCCGGCCTCGCTGGTACTGTCGGCCTCAGAGTCGCGCGCCCGCTCGGCAGCCGACTGTCGCGTGTCCCGCCGCTCTCGCGCCCGCAGCGCCGCCCAGCCCACGCTTCCGGCGACGGCCAGCACTGCGAGCGCCGCTGCCACCTCGGGCAGGACAGCGGCCGCGACCGACAGCCACGACCCGCGTGGCGCACCCACTGCGGTCAGGTCCGCGGACACCCCGAACAGCGCGAGCACTCGGACAACGAGCACCGTAAACAGGCCGTACAGCGAGAGCCCGGACGCGTCCGCGGCCGGGCGCTGTTCGACCGCTACCGTGGCCGGTAGCCCCTGTTCGATGCCTGCAGCTGCCGCCACGAGTGCAGCAGCAACAACTGCCAGCGCCGCGCCGCCTACGCTCCGCGTGGAGGGCATCCTCTCCACGTTCGACACCACGCGAAAAGAACGTTGGCCAGCGTTCGCAGGCGGTGAGTCGCTACTTCCCCCAGAAGGGGTCGCGCTTGCGCATGATGTCGAGGTAGGACTTCAGCGCTTCGCGCTCGTCCGCCGGAATCTCGTCGCTGAGCTCCTGGTCGAGCACTTTCGCGTGCTTCTCGGGGAGGTCCACCCAGAGCTCGTCGCCCTCCTCGATGTCGCGGCCGACCGTCGGGCCGTCGATGGAGACGCTGACGCGGTTGCCGGCCCGGGCCTCGTCGACGTCCTCGCCCTGGTCCTGGATGCCTTTGACGACGCCGACGCGGTCGACGTCGTTGCCCTCCATCAGACCGACCGGCGTGTTTCGCTTGAGGGTGCCCGAGACCACTTCGACGCCGACGACCGCCGGGTCGTTCTGGCGGAACACGTGGTCCTTGAGGATGCGGAAGCGCGCCGGCCGCCGGATGTTCTCGAAGATGGCTTCCTTCTGGGCGCGCTCGCGCTCCTCGACGAACGCCTCGTAGTCCTCGACGAGCTGGTAGATGACGTCGCTGTCGAAGATGCGGACGTCCTCGTTCTCGGCCTTCTCTGCCGCGGCGGGCAGCACGTCGACGTTGAAGCCCAGCAAGACGTGGTGTTTGTCCTCGTCGACGGTCGTCGCCATCGCCACGTCCCGGGGCGCGACGTCACCGACCTCGGCGGACATGACGGGAATCTCGGCCTCTTCGAGCGCGTTCACGAGCGCTTCGAGGCTGCCGAGCGTGTCGGCCTTGACGACGACGCCCTCCTCCTCGGTCTCCACGGCGACCTCCGCGAGCTCGGCCTCGACCTCGGCGACGACTTCCTCGACGCTGCGGTCGCCGACCACGCGGACCGGCGCGCCCGGCATCGCGTCGTCGAGGTCGGGCGCGGCGATTTTCAGCCCGGCCGCGGCCTGCATCGAGTCGACGTCGTCGAAGCGCTTCTCGGTGCGAATCTCCGCGAGCTCGCGGGGCTTCAGGAGCGCCCGCACCTCGGTGACGATGGGGTCGTTCTGCGCGCCGACGACGACGGTGTCACCCGAACGGACGGTGCCGTCGTAGAGGATGACGTCGACGGTCTTCCCGAAGCCCTGCTCGTCTTTGACTTCGAGGACGGTGCCGGCTCCCGGCCCCGCCACGTCGACTTCCATCTCGGCTTTCATGTAGCGCTGGGCGAGCCCCATCAGGACGGTCAGCAGGTCGGGGACGCCCTCACCGGTCTCGGCGGAGACGGGGATGACGCCGACGTTCTTCTGGAAGTTCTGGACGCGCCAGTAGAGGTCAGAAGAGAAGCCGTGGTCGGACATCTCACCGATGAGTTCGTACAGCGCCTCGTCGAGGTCCGAGCGCGCGCGGTCGCTCTGGGCCTCGTAGGTCTGCTGAATCGGCGAGTCCGGGTTCGGGTTCCAGCCCGGTGTGGTGTCGACCTTGTTCGCGGCGACGACGAACGGCGTCCCCGTGTCCTTGAGGATGCGGACGGCCTCCTCCGTCTGGGGCTGGAAGCCGTCGTTGACGTCCACGACGAGGATGGCGATGTCGGCGAGCGCGCCGCCACGCGAGCGCAGCGTCGAGAACGAGTGGTGGCCGGGCGTGTCGATGAACAGCAGGCCCGGGAGGTCGAACTCGGTCGGGTCGACGAGGCTACCCGCGACCTCCGAGACGGTGTCGAGGGGGACGGCCGTCGCGCCGATGTGCTGGGTGATAGCGCCAGCCTCGCCCTCGATGACGGCCGAGCCGCGAATCTTATCGAGCAGGCTGGTCTTCCCGTGGTCGACGTGGCCGAGGACGGCCACGATGGGCGTGCGTAGGTCTCCGGGGTCGTCGGTGGTGTCTGCGTCGGACATAGTAGAATCCTCCGAGAGAACGGTCGTTACCCGTACTGAACGGGCCGCGGGGTTTAATTCCATCGTCACGCCGTGGCGGGCCGGTTGACCCTCGCCCCGACTGACCGACCCGTCCAGCACGCAGGACCCCAATCCCACCAGAGCATATTTCCGCAGCCGTGGGGTCGGATTGAACGTGAATCGGACAACACTGCAGCGGTTAGGTTCAGGATTCTTGGTCCTACCGTCGGTCCTCATGGTGGCCGTTGGCGCACTCGAAGGGCTGTGGGTAGCAGTTGTTCTCGGTGGGGTGGCCGGGCTTCTGGGGGTCACGCTCTACCTCGGTATCCGCCGGTACGAAACGGAACTCGAACAGTTCTACGCGACACAAATCGATTACGCGAGCCGACCGGCGTTCGCCTACACACTCTTTCAGACGGTCGCGCTCGCGGTGGCATTCGGCGGCGGACTCTACTTCGCTCTGTCCTTCGACCTAGTCGCGCCCGTATCGGAGTGGGTTCCCGACACGGACAGTTTGGTCGTCCTCGGCGGCGCCCTTCTGGGGCTCGCGCTCGGCGCCGGCTACCCGCCGGTGATGCGACACCAGGACCTCGTTCCGATGCTGAGACTCGGACGGTGGGCGAGCGAACTGGACGTCGGGCTCTTCGTCACCGCGTGTATCGTACTCCTGTTCCGCTCTGACCCGCTATCCGTCGTCGTCTTCGGCGTCGCGTACCTCGGCAGTCGACTCGCGTACCTCGGCAGCGTCTACGGCAGCGTCCGCTCTGCCGCAAGTAGTACCTAATCTGTCGCACCCTCGCCGGCCGGACACCTCGAACCAGGGCTCGTAGCCGTCGCCCCGTCCCGGCCTCACCGTTGCTGCCCGCGTCGGGCCGTCCGCCGGGCGTCCGACGACCCCGCGGGGTTTATGTGAATCCCGACAGTCTGCCCCTGTATGGCCGACATCCTCGCCGAGAACCTCTCCGGGAAGGCCGTGATGGGGTCCGACGGCACGGAGCTCGGGATGCTGTACAACATCACGATGGACCTGAAATCCGGGAAGCTCGAACACCTCCTCGTCGAGCAGACCGAGGAGTCCGTCGCGGCGGACTTCCCCAAGGACAGCGACGGCCGCTACCGGGTGCCGGTCGGTCGCGTGCAGGCCGTGAAAGACTACATCGTCGTGCAGCGATAGTGCAGGTCCTAGACGCCTCCGCGTTCATTCACGAGTACGACGCCGACGGTCCGACGGCGTCGGTGCCCGAAGTCCGCGAAGAGCTCACTGACTCGGCGGCGTTCCGTTTCGACGCCGCGTCCGGTAGCGGCATGCAGGTCCACGTGCCCGGGCAGGACGCCCGACAGCGCACGCGCACCGCGGCGAAGGCGACCGGCGACGACGACGTGCTCTCCGAGACCGACCGCCGGCTGCTCGCGACCGCGCACGAACTCGACGCGACGCTCGTCACCGACGACTACGCGATGCAGAACGTCGCCGCCGAACTCGGCGTGGCGGTCGAGGTCATCGCGCAGGACGGCATCAGCGAGCGCCGCGACTGGCGGTTCCAGTGCCAGGGCTGTGGCCGCGAGTTCGACGACGACCGCGACCGGTGTCCCGTCTGTGGGAGCCCCCTGGAGCGCAAGAACCCGAACTAGTCGCGGGCTTCGAGGCCGACTTCGACGAGCTGATGGAGTACCTCCTGCTCGGAGATGTCGTACTCCCGCGCCAGCGCCTCGATGTCCGCTGCGAGCGAGTCCTCGCAGACGACCGAGTACTTCCGGGGCATGCGAATCTATTCCACACTGCGTCCACGTAATGGTTAGTCAGCCTCGCGTCTGACGCTACGAGAACTGGAGGTACGCCAGCCCGAACTGGACCGCGTCGTAGACGCCGTGGACGACGACCGGCGCGAACAGGTCGTCCGTGCGTTCGTAGGCGACGCCGAGCACGAGCGACACGAGGAACACCCGCGTGAGGGCGACCAGAACGGCCCCCGGAGCGACGCCAGCGCCCGCGTACGAGAGCAGGTGGGCAGCGCCGAAGACGAACGACGCGACGACGACCGCGCCGGTCCGCGAGTACGCGCCGTAGAGGAACTGCTGGACGCCGTTGCGCGCGAGCAGTTCCTCACCGGGGCCGATGAACAGCAGGGAGACGACGGCCAGCGGCGGCAGAATCTGGGGGTTGTCCCGGGCGGTCTCGACGAGGCCGTGCGTGCTCTGCGGGAGCGAGAACACCGTGACGACGGCGTTCAACAGCAGGTGGAGCGCGAAGATGGCGGCGACGCCGACGACGGCCACGACGACGTCTCGCCGGCCGGGAGCGCTCACGTCGACGTGTCCGTCGAACGCCTGGACGACCGCGAGTCCGGCGAGCCCGAAGCCGACGCTCCCGACGGCGGTGTTCAAGGGCCACCGGACGACGGGCGCGTCGGGGGCGAGCGGAACGATGGCGGCGGCCAGGAGGCTGCCGAAGACGAGCGCGGCGACCGACGCGACGGTCGCACCGAACGCCGCTCGCTCCCGGGTGCGGACGCCGTCTTTCCCGACGCCTCGAATGGCCGCCGCGCCGGCGGCGAGGACGGCGAGACCCGCGAACAGCGCCACTACCGGCCCGGCGGCGAGCGGGCCGTTCAGTTCGAGGACTGCGCCCGCCGCGGCGAGCGCGAGTACGCCGCCGGCCGCCGTGCCGGCCGAGTCGAGCCAGCGCGGCCCGCTCCCGTGGCGTCGCACGGCGAACGCGAGTGCGGCGGCCGCAGCGGCCCCGCCCGCGACCTGCGCGGCGACCGCTGGGGCGGGCGTCCAGTCGAGGAACGCCGACGCGACGCCGACGCCGGCGACGACGAACGCGACGGTCTGCGCGTACCGGTCTGTCACGTTCTGGGGTCAGCACCCGGACGGCATAGGCCTGACTACTCGACGACGAGAACGTCTTTCTCGGGGAGGTCTGCCTCGCCGCGGAGCAGGCCCCGGGCGGCGTCTTTCCCCCACTCGACGGCGGGCTGGGTGAACGTCTCGACGCCGTAGAGTTCGCCCGCGAGCACGCAGGCCGCCTCGATATCGAACAGGAGCCGGCCCAGGGAGTGCGCGTCGACGGCGGGAAGCTCCACGCGGACGGAGGGAACGCCGGACTCCGCAAGGCTCGCCTCGGTGGCCTCGAACTCGGCGTCCAGCAGCCCGCCGAGGTCGCCGCCCGCGAGGTAGTCTAGTCCGTCGAGGTCGGTCTCGGGAATCGCGCAGTCGGGCCGCGACTCCGGCCGGACCATCGTCACGAGCTTGTCGCGGGGGCCGGCCCGGTAGAGCTGGAGCTGGCTGTGCTGGTCGGTCGCGCCGAGCGCCCGCGCGGGCGTCTGTCCGAGGCCGTCCTTCCCGAGGCTCTCCGCCCAGAGCTGCGCGAACCACTCTGCGAACGTCTCCAGGCCCTCGGCGTACGGCAGCATCGCGTTCACGCTCGCGCCCCGCACGTCGAGCGCGTAGGCGACCGCGCCGTAGGCGTACGCGGGACAGTCGTACAGCGACCCCGACAGGGCGTCCCTGCCTGCCGCCGCTCCGGCCAGCAGTTCGTCGAGGTCGACACCGGCGAGCGCGGCCGCGGGGAGCGCAACCGTGGAGAGCGCCGAGAACCGGCCGGGGACGCCCTCGGGCGCGTCGAGTACGGGGAGGCCGTGGTCGTCGGCGAGGTCCCGGAGGTTCCCCTCGACGCCGGTCGTGACGAGCGTGCGTTCGGTCCAGTCGACGCCCGCGTCGGCCATCGCGTCGCGGACGACGAGGAAGTTCGCGAGCGTCTCGGCGGTCGTGCCGGACCGCGAGACGACGTGCACGACGGTGTCGGCGAGGTCGAGGTCGGCCAGCAGGTCCCGGACGTGCGCGGGATCGACGTTGTCGAGGGCGTGGTAGTCGAGGCCGTCGCCGAGCGCGTCGACGAGCGTCGCCGCGCCGAGCGCGCTCCCGCCGATGCCGACGGTCAGGAGCGTGTCGGCGTCCGCGAGCGGTTCGACGGCCGCTTCGACGGCGGCCGGGTCGGCTGTCTCGGGCAGATTCAGGGCGGCGTAGCCGAACTCGCTGTCGGCCATGCCGTCGGCGATGCGGTCGTGGGCCGCGGCGACCCGGTCGTCCAGTCGGTCGAGGGCGTCCGCCGAAACCCCCGGGCGGGCGGTCGCGGCGAGCGCGTTCCCGATGTCTACTCGCATGTGTGGACGGGCGACGCCCGGCTACTTGATGGTAGCTGGTCGCCGCCGGTCAGTCGGCGCGGCGGTACGTCATGTACCCGTACACCACACCGAAGACGGTGGCTCCCACGAGTGATTGCGCCAGGGCGTCGACGACCGCCCACTTCGAGACCGCGACCCGCAGCGCCGTCCCGACTGCGACCCAGGCGACGACACCGTACAGCCCCTGCTTCACTTCGTCACGCACGTCTGGGTCGTCAGGCCAGAACTGATTAAGGCTGGCCGTCGTGTTCACGGGCTGCAGTCGCGGTCGGGAGTCGCCGCGCTTTTGCTCGCCGGGTCCGGAGCTTCGAGCGATGGGACGGTTCGACAGCTACTCCGGCCTGCTGACGGCGTTCCCGTACGCGTTCCGGGCGTCGGACTCCCGACTGTTCAAGAGCTACGCCGTCGTCGCGGCGGTCCTCGGCGGCCTGTTCGCGTTCCTGATGGCGGGCGCGCTCGTCGTGCTCGTCGGGAACACGACCGGCACGACCGGGGGGTCGCTGACGCTCTCTCGGACGTTCTACGTCGTCCTCGGGCTGTTCGTGTTCTTCCCGCTGGTCGCGCCCGTGTTGCTTGTGGCTCGGCGTCACCGCCGCGAGCTGTCGGTCCGGGAGCGCTACGACCCGGCGCTCGCCGCCAGCGGCTACGTCTTCGCGCTCTCTGTCTACCTCGGCGTTGTCGCGTCCATGCCGGCGGAGTTCCGCGTCGGCGAGGAGCTGACGACTCGGCCGGAACCCAGCGGCGTCTTCGCACCGGTCGTGGAGGCGCTGTACGCGCTGCCGCCCGCACTGTCCTTCCTGGTCCCGCTGGCGGGCGCGCTGCTCGTGTACGCCGTCCACCGCCGGCTCCGATCCTGAACGCGGCTCGGTCGAAACAGGGAAACGCGGAGACGGCCTACCCGCGAGCAATGAGCGACGAGCAGGCGAAGACGGCCACGTTCTTCGTGACGGAGGCCAGCGAGGACTCGGCCATCCTCACCGACGTTTCGGACGCCCAGGTGCACACGCTCTCGGAGAATCCCGGCGTTGCGGCCGGCGACGTGCTGGAGGCGACTCTGTCGCCGGACCCGCCGATGAACGTCACGTACAGCGTCGTCGAGGTCGTGGAGCGAGTGGACATTCCGGTCCGCGTGAGCGACGAGACGCCGACGCCGCAGGCCCGCGACCTGGCCGAGGGGCTGCCGGAGGGCGAACTGGCGACGGCCGAGCGCGCGGGCGTCGGCGAAGTCCACGTGCTGTCGGTCGGCGCGGACAACGTCGACGACGCCGTCGCGGACGTCGCCGAGGACGAACAGACGGTCTCGCGGGCGGCCCGCATCGGCATCGACCACGTGGAGATTCGGTCCGGCGACGACTTCGTGAGCGTGCGCTACCTCCCCTGACGCGACAGGACAATCGCGTTCGCCGGCGCTAGCTGGGGCCGGCTTCGCTCTGGACCTCCCAGCCGGATTCGACGCCGCAGGCCGCGCCCTCCTCGAAGCGGAGTTCGGTGTCCTCGCTCAGTTCGCCGTCGTCGTCGACCGCGGTGACGGTGAGCGGCACGTCGGGGCTGTCGCCGCAGCAGCCGACGTCGAGGAACACGCTCCAGGTGTCGCCCTCGCGGGCGGGCCCTTTCGTCTTCTTGAGGTAGGCGCGCATGTGGCCGGTGGTGAGCTGGTCGTACCCCCAGTCGGAGACGTCCGCGGGGTACGCGAGCGTGACGCTGGTGGTGGCCATGTTCGTGTGTACGAGTGGCACGCGCTTGGAGCTGTCGCTGATTCTGTTGTTTCAGGGGCGACACGCTGAAGAGGGGGTGACGCGTACTGGTCACTACATGATGGCGACGACACACGCGATGGCGGGGCTCGCAGTCGCGGCGCTCGCCACGCTCTTCGCGCCCGACCACGCCCCCGTCCTCGCGGCCGCCGGCCTCGCAGGTGGCGTCTTCCCCGACCTCGACCTCTACGCCGGCCACCGTCGAACGCTCCACTTCCCCGTCTACTACGCGCTCGCCGGTTCGGCCGCCGGACTCGCAGCGGTCCTCGCCCCGGGGCCGTGGACCGCCGCTGCCGCCGTCTTCCTCGCGGCCGCCGCACTCCACGCCGCCGGCGACGCGCTCGGTGGCGGCCTCGAACTCGAACCGTGGGAGGCGACCAGCGAGCGCGCCGTCTACAGCCACTTCCACGGCCGCTGGCTCGCGCCCCGGCGGTTCGTCCGCTAC encodes:
- a CDS encoding DUF4129 domain-containing protein, whose product is MPSTRSVGGAALAVVAAALVAAAAGIEQGLPATVAVEQRPAADASGLSLYGLFTVLVVRVLALFGVSADLTAVGAPRGSWLSVAAAVLPEVAAALAVLAVAGSVGWAALRARERRDTRQSAAERARDSEADSTSEAGQRPPANAVESNWADAVAADRRDDTSRTPSESAAERVDAGAPEDAVASLTRLFRAVRYGGRTATTKRVQRATELADTVRDAEDGRDD
- the pan2 gene encoding proteasome-activating nucleotidase Pan2 → MSRSPSLPDRPTLDVDPESTPQERLDALQDHYGEILAVHEELREQLDDVEARREELREEVNRLQRENETLKTASLYLATVEDLPEDGSAVIKQHGNNQEVLTELSPRLADDLDVGDRVAINDSFSVQRVLDDETDARAQAMEVDESPTVDYADIGGLDEQLREVREAVEDPLVNPEKFAAVGVEPPSGVLLHGPPGTGKTMLAKAVAKQTDATFIKMAGSELVRKFIGEGSRLVRDLFELAEQKEPAIIFIDEIDAVAAKRTDSKTSGDAEVQRTMMQLLSEMDGFDERGDVRIIAATNRFDMLDSAILRPGRFDRLIEVPHPDEEARERILEIHAAEMNVADEVDFSDLARDTDGFSGAQLASLATEAGMFAIRDDRQEVRREDFDDAHEKLMAEGDDEGGPSYPSYIQ
- a CDS encoding DUF58 domain-containing protein, translated to MTWERTGRWRPAAAAALFVVALGVYVADAAVLLAAVVPAAYAAYPSLVRPPSPAVSVERTVADCSPDAGEPVAVSLRVRNDGTSPLAAVAVADDQPETLGVNGDSRLATPLAPGESVTLEYEVTARYGVHEWGSPSVVVRDRSGGHETARSPVAGGDDRIECRPTVPGPLCRAGAPRSGRRASDARGAGSEFGHVREYRHGDAPARVDWRRFAATGDLRTVVSPVAQRGALVVCVDAREAAYRERAGDHPTAVAHAATAGRAVAAAAAKRGVQVGAAAFGAQFDWAAPTGGRFERSPAATVLDDRVADWQSEGRETREGWQQSLRSLLPAGATIVFSTPLSDGAVAAFARRLATDRSVVVVSPDVTRSDTAGARAARLERRHRIRTLRNEGVPVVDWRPPAPLAAAVERSRAGGGSP
- a CDS encoding DUF7519 family protein, with protein sequence MSDQNPSLAGSVVAVALATATAGLVATTQLTRGVAAVAGVSAGVLLCVRVAHRSGTAARVACGALGAVGLWVAVGLAAVAPLPLRVRGPLVLAVLGVLVLAFAVTPVRRAWTRALIEAGFAALLAAGLLRSVLVPVPVWYPAVAVWLAVLSWDTAAVATAVGRRAPEGAGTRRTVARHLVASVGVGGAAAAAAVAGYAAVPAVDSTTGVAVFAAAAVVAIGVIAVSA
- a CDS encoding DUF7269 family protein, whose product is MTDSALLRRSRRWATCVAVVLVALGGLFVAAGVDASQYDSAVGGGLVLGVVTVAFSTGTLVWSLRRLPAVEERARVGRSARREEMTQGATFDRLAGWRVLPPVVPATDRDRIRNRLRAAAVEAVAGSAACDYETARRQVRRGDWTADAVAGAFLGGCPPPRRVVWAARVSQSVAFAVGARATLAAIDRQTDEERT
- a CDS encoding pyruvoyl-dependent arginine decarboxylase, translated to MPIRVAWGTGSAPTEMAAYDAALADANLHNYNLVAVSSVVPADASVEAVGTAPDLGPAGNRLTVVEAHADTAGPGRASAALAWAARGDDPGLFYEAAGETSPDDVESRVTAGIDAGLELRDWDADAPEVRSVTVEAEPGEYAAAVVLAAYGDSEPLL
- the infB gene encoding translation initiation factor IF-2, with translation MSDADTTDDPGDLRTPIVAVLGHVDHGKTSLLDKIRGSAVIEGEAGAITQHIGATAVPLDTVSEVAGSLVDPTEFDLPGLLFIDTPGHHSFSTLRSRGGALADIAILVVDVNDGFQPQTEEAVRILKDTGTPFVVAANKVDTTPGWNPNPDSPIQQTYEAQSDRARSDLDEALYELIGEMSDHGFSSDLYWRVQNFQKNVGVIPVSAETGEGVPDLLTVLMGLAQRYMKAEMEVDVAGPGAGTVLEVKDEQGFGKTVDVILYDGTVRSGDTVVVGAQNDPIVTEVRALLKPRELAEIRTEKRFDDVDSMQAAAGLKIAAPDLDDAMPGAPVRVVGDRSVEEVVAEVEAELAEVAVETEEEGVVVKADTLGSLEALVNALEEAEIPVMSAEVGDVAPRDVAMATTVDEDKHHVLLGFNVDVLPAAAEKAENEDVRIFDSDVIYQLVEDYEAFVEERERAQKEAIFENIRRPARFRILKDHVFRQNDPAVVGVEVVSGTLKRNTPVGLMEGNDVDRVGVVKGIQDQGEDVDEARAGNRVSVSIDGPTVGRDIEEGDELWVDLPEKHAKVLDQELSDEIPADEREALKSYLDIMRKRDPFWGK
- a CDS encoding DUF5811 family protein, encoding MHGNAPYSGPENATSDLTGDQRRALRTSIAQIASRTREFLPDEYVVGSEISSGSSGVQVTVAVRPPAGNPVSAGFTPEFENLADDDLIPNEDREEVARGLAASAALQVKHALGDDVPETAR
- a CDS encoding PRC-barrel domain-containing protein, encoding MADILAENLSGKAVMGSDGTELGMLYNITMDLKSGKLEHLLVEQTEESVAADFPKDSDGRYRVPVGRVQAVKDYIVVQR